TTTTCCTAAGTATTACATGGGCGCCTTCGATACGTTCTTCAATCCTTATGTTGAAGCCTTGATGTATTTCCCCACAGAAGAAGTTCCAAAATTGGAAGTGAAAACAGTTGTCGACGATTTGCTCTCTGCGAAACCTAAGAAATTTATGACAGGTTACATCGGTGCGGTCGATTCTACGGCGCACACACAATTAAATCGCCTCTATCCGATTCTTAAAACGGTCGACTCAGAAGTAAAACGTCTTATGAAGGGCTTTAAAGAAAAAGGTCAAGACGTTGAAATCGTCCTTGTCTCTGATCACGGAAATATCGGCCGTTTCAGCGAAGGCCAACCGGAAGTGGAGCTTGAAGGCGTTGAAGTCGCTGACGTGGTTAAACGCGCGGGACTTAATTTCGTTCAACAGCTTAAAAATGAAAAAGACGTGGCCATGCCTTTGTTGGCGCTGGGCTCGTGGGCTCCTGTTTACCTTCATGATCGCAAACAAATGCCGGCTCTTATTGAAGAGTTCCGTAAAGAAATCTGGTTCGATATGGCGGTTTACATCAACCGCAATTCCGCTCGCGACACTTTGATGACTGTGATCACTCAAAGGGGTGAGGCGAAAGTTCAATACGACAAACAAACAAAAAAATACTTTTACTATCCAGTGACGGGCAATCCGCTTTTCCTCGCCAAGGATCTTCATTCGACGAAATCCGCTCCTATTGCAATGGATGAGGCCCAAGTACAAAAAGCTTCTGAAGGGTCAAAATATCCGGATGCGATCTATCGTATCATCGAGTCGGCCTCTGAAAGAAACTTCGATTTCCCTGATTTCATTCTGACAACAAAAGATGGCACATTCATCAAAAACTCACTGGGTGCTTTTGCAAAGATGTACCGCACGCATGGTTCTTTGACGGCGGCTTCGTCTTTTGGGCTCTTGGCTTCTACGAAACGAAAAGTTCCGGGGCAGATTCGCTCTAAAGACATCCTTTCTTTCGTCGGCGTCGATGCAAAAGATCTTTTCGCTGAAGCCGTACAAAAACATAACAACACGAACGATCAAGCTTTAAGACAAGTTATCACGGACTACAAAAAAGGTATCAGAACGGACGCTAAGGACCTTAGCCAGCAACGCATCTTCCGCCACATCACGAAATTCGTGGCGGACACTCGTCCTTACTTCGTGGTTTCTGAGATTCAAAGCTTTATGGACGCCTTCAAATTCGATCCGTTTAAAGATCCATCGGGCCGCAGCCTGACGCCGATGAATTTTGACGTGACGAAGTTTGATGTGAAAACAATGATTTCTCCGGAAGACATTGGTTCTCTGACGGATGCTGTTCTAACGGCAGGTTCTGTCGAGAATCTTATGAACGATCCGCGCATTGAAAAGCTTAAAGAAAAAGTGGGCATGCTGCAGGATCAGAAAACAGCAAACCTCGATCTTCAGCATGTTGATCTGAATAAGAGCGAAGACTTCATCGATAAAATCAAAGGCTATGTGCTCCCTGCAAAGAGAGCCGTCATGAAAATGTACCAAATGCCGTTCCTTCTTGAGAACTCTATCGTTATTCAGGAAAAACCTTACCTTCCTGACACACGCGATCTGCAATTCGCAAGACAATGGGTTAGCAAACAAAGCTCTGCAACGAAATCCTTCAAATCTTTGACGGCAACGTCACAAGGGCAGATCTCGACGGCGCAGTCTCTTCTTAAAGAAACAATTAAGGAAGCCGAATTTGAAGGCCGCATTTATCCGACACCTTTAACGAAGATCTACAACAGTAAACTTGACGACGTCACAATTGTTTATGTGCCTGGTATCTATAACTCCATCTTCGACAAAGAGATTTTCAGTCTTGGTCTGAGCGCCTTGAGCGACGAGATGGGTTTGCGCGTGATCCAACCGCCGGTAGAAAGCACATGTGCGAGTGATGTTAACGCCGATATCATTCTTAATTATCTCCAAAAAGACTACCAAGACCGTGTAAAACGCGGCCACAAGGCTCCGAAATATCTTTTCTTCTCTTACTCGAAAGGTGCTGTCGATACGCTTCACGCTTTCTTGAAGCGTCCTCATTTTATCTCGTCTTCCGTGAAGGGAATGGTGGCGATTGCGGCTCCTCTTCACGGTTCGAGCATTTTGAACACGACGGACGTTCCTTTCGCATTGGTTTCCGCATTGACAGAAAATGAAGGTCCGGAAATCTGCAAAGAGAAAACAGCTTCAAAATCAATCACTCCAACCGCGATGGATGCATTCTGGAGAAAGAACGAAAGAACTTTGACTGGTTTGACTCGTTACTTCTCTGTGACTTTTGAAAGTTCTCCGGAAGATTCGCACATCTTCATGAAAGCGACGAAGTTGATCGGTCAGTTTGACGAAGACAATGACGGTGTTGTGACGGTTTCTTCATCTAAATTCCCTGCGAAATTGAAAGCGGTGGATCTTGGGACAATCCATGCCGACCACTTGGCGGGTATTCTTTCTTCTCGCTTCAACCAAAAAGCGTTCATGAAAGGTCTGACAAGCACGTTGGCTGAGCTTAATATTGAGAATGACAAGAATAACTTCGAGTGGAACACCAACGTCATTCTTGCGGCTGCAAACGCAAACGCTTTGAAAAGCAAAACCTACTTCCGTATGAAATCACCGGGCGTCGTTGAACAATTCAGCGTTACCGGCAAAAATCTTGTCGAGTTCCATCCTTACGGTACGCCGTACGAACTCAACCTTCAGATCTTGCCGAAGATCAACGACCCGGCTGACAGCTATGAAGTAAAAACGAAACTTCCGCAATCGGCTCTTCGTTATGACCCTTACAATGTTTTGGATGTGGCAAAGCTCGGTGATGTGATGGCGGCGGTGCGTGTTTCTCCGGCGACTCAGCAAAACATGCCTGAGGGAATTAACATCGAGTACGCGCATACGAACATGGTTCACTTCCGCATGGATCACCAGTTCAACTATGAGTCTCGCTCTCCAGGTGGATTGGACGACAACAAAGACTTCGGTTACATCACTTCCGAATTTGAAGGTGAAAAAGACTGGGCGTTGATGAGAAGTAAAAACAACTCTATTCGCATGACGACGTTAGCGTATCGTTTCTCCCCACTCGATTTCTCTAAGATGTCGTTGAAGATGGCGGTAACAAAGGATGTAACGGGTGCTGATCCAGTAAAAGGAAAAACCGGAAAAGACGATTCTGCTTTCCAAGTATGGTTTACGATCCGTAACGGCCGCGCGAACGGCGATAGATCGACAATTGATGCTAAGAACGACAAAGTCTTCTTGTTCGGCTACTACTACGCAGGCGCCGTTCCTGGAGAAAATCGCAAGGCCGGCGACATCTTTGAAAACTGGTACTCGAACAAGAACGTCGTGGTTGCGACTCTTCCAGAAGCAAAACAATTGTTGCTGAACAATCCGGATCAACTTGGCAAAGCTCAGCTTTACCAGCGCAACTTAGCGGAAGACCTCAAAAAGGCCTTCCCCGACAAGAATGTCGCTGACATGGACATCGTGGCGATCACGATCCAACACGACTCGAACGACACAGAGTCGCAGTCAGAAACATTCTTCAAAAGCCTCAAATTCGCACCATAACGAAAAAAAGGTGCCAGGCCTGGCACCTTTCATGGAAGTGGTGAGTTATTGAAAGGCCAATTTTTCGAAAGCGGAGATTTTCGTTTTGATGACGTCGATGGATTTTTGCCAGAACTCCGGACGACGGATGTCTTCGCCGAGATGTTTTTGCACAAGATCCTCGGCCGTCATGCGGCCCGTATCGCGCAAGATTTCGATATAGGTCTTCATAAAGTTTTGACCCAATTCTTCGCGACGAGCGTAGATACTCATGCTGAAAAGATATCCGAACGTGTAAGGGTAATTGTAGAAACTGGTTCCTGACATTGCAAAGTGCAGCTTCGTTGCCCAGTACATTTTGTCATTGTGACTTAACGTCGGACCGTACCACTTCGTCCAGGCTTCATCCGTCATCTGCATAAGTTCATCGGAACTCAAAGTTTTCTTTTCGCGAGCTTTATAGAAATTATTCTCGAACTCGAAGCGCGCTGGAATATTAATCAAGAAGCTCGTTGCTCCTTCGATTTCTCCCCACGCAAATTCGATTTTTTCTTCGCGCGTTTTTGCTTCTTCGATCACGACATCATGAAGAACTGTCTCGGCAAAGATACTTGCCGTTTCAGCCAAAGTCATAGGATAGCGGGTTTGGGCTCGCGGAAGATCGCGCATAACCCATGAATGAAAGGCGTGCCCCAGCTCGTGCGCCAAAGTCGCAACATCGCTGTTTGAACCCATGTAAGTCATAAACACGCGGGGTTCACGTCTTTTCGCAAAGCCCGTGCAATAAGCGCCGTTACGTTTATTCGAAAGAACGCGCGCTTCGATCCATCTTTTTTCCGCCATCATTTTTACAAAGTCAGACATTTGCGGGTCTACCTGCGCGAAGGCATTCTGGATCAGCTGCAATCCTTCTTCGTAATTGCGTTCTTTCTTTCCGCCAGAAACAGGGCTTTGTGCAAGAAGATCCCAAGGATCGAGAGCTTTTTTGCCCATCAGCTTCGCCATCATCAGCGGGGCCTTGCGCGTGGATTCAAGATTGTCGTAACAAGCCGTCAACATTGCATCCAAAGTTTCTTTCTGAATACGACAGTGAAATAGCGACTCATCCAAGAAATGCACACTCTTCGTGCGTGAGCGTTTTTTATTTTCTTCGTGGCGCCAACCCGCAAGAGCATTGAGAATCGCCGCACCCGTATGCTTGTGTTCTCCCCATGCCTCTTGAATACTTTGCCATGCAACGCGACGAGTGTTTTCGTCATCACTGCGAATCATCGCGCTTGCTTGTGCCAGACCCACCGTCTCGGTTCTGTCGGCAAACTTAAGATGACAGCGCATCGAACCGCTGATTTTCGTGTAAAGATCTCCCCACGCGTGTTTGCCGGAATTACCCATGGCTTCAAGCAATGCCTCTTCGGAATTTGAAAGCAGAATAGAAGATAATTTGCGCAATTCATTCCATTTGAAATCCGCAGCTTGCAGCTCTGGATGCGACAAAACTTTCGCCATGTAACTGTTTGAACAACGTTTAAGGAAATTGCTCACAGGAATCAGAGCTTGCGCTAAACGTGAAGTAAGATTGTTAAGTTCCGACTTCTTGCCCTGAGCCTCATTCAAAGACGAATCCACAGAAAGAACACAATTCAGATAGGTCCCAAGATTCATCGCCAAAACCCAAGCAGCTTCGTTCTCGACTAAAACTTTTTGAATAGTCTCCAACGTCTGATTCCCTTGCGGATCGGAACCAGAATGATCCGCCTCGTGCAGAGCAGGCTCGATTGTTTTAATGAGTTTTTCAAGATGCTCCGTCTTAAGCAGAACTTCGTCGAAGTCCTTTTGATATTCCGGAGAGTTATAAGAAGAGTATTCAGATTCGATATTCCAAGCCATTTTTTCCATGGTCTTAGCGTATCACTGAAAAGAAGGCGGGAACACGGTTTTGCTGTAAGCCGGATTCTGTCCCAATCACCAGGTCCCATAATTTGTCCCGATAATCGTAGATGATCATTCCTCTGGGAGTGGCATTACTGACACCCTCAAGCGATCTTACCCGAAGACTACGGACTGGCCGTCCTACTAATGTCTCCCTATTTGATCTTGCTCCGCGCAGAGTTTGGCTGTTTTCACTCCAGCGACTCCCCTAGAGGCTCCCGTTCCCGCCTCCAGGCTCATAGCCCTGGACATTCTCTCTGTTCCACTGTTCCTGACGTTACCGTCGAGGGGCGTTACCCCTTGCGCTGCCATATGGAGTCCGGACTTTCCTCTCTAATTTCAACATCTTACGATATCTCAAGAGCGATCATCCGCAAAACCGAAGTGGATTTCTAACACCCCCCAGCAAAAAGCGCAAGAGGGTTTTCTTCAATCCCATTTTATTTTACTTTCTAAGGCATCGTTTACAAAAGGAATTAATCATGAAGATCCTCGTATCTCTATTTGCGTTCGCTTTGACTCTAGCTTTGACCTCTCCTTCATTGGCTGACCAGGCTCATGAACAACAAGGAAAAGGACACGGTGGTGGCCACGGGAATCTAGCTGAAAAAATGAATGCACTTTTCCCAGAAAAACAACCTCATGCTGAAAAACGCCAAGTGCCTTCAGCTCCAGAGCTTGTTTCGCCAGAATTTTACTCAACGGTAAAAAGCGACAAAGTCACTTTGCAATGGAAAGCCGTTAACGGCGCGGATGAGTACCATGTAGAAGTAGCGACAGATCCAAACTTCAAATGGATTGTGGCACAAGACTATCACCACAAAGGTACAAGCTTCGAGGCAACAGGTTTGGAAGCTGGCAAACATTACTTCTGGCGTGTCGCAGCTGTTGGTTCACAAAACTGGAGTACATTCCGTAAGAGTTTCTTCGCAAAATCTATGTTCGAAACTCCCGCTGCAGCAGCAAAGTAATACGATCTAAGAAAGAAAAAGAAAAAGGCCTTTTGGTTTTCCAAAAGGCCTTTTTTATTTTTACATTCTTGCGCCAATTCCACGATCACGCTCAACGCGCTCATGGTAAGGCATTCTGACCGTCATACCTGCCATACCTCTGCACGCTTCCGCACAGTCTCTGCAAGCCTCGGCGCACATTTCGATGACATCGTCACCTTCGTAACGAGCACACTCGACAGCGCACGTATCGCAGAGTTGGAACGAAAGCTCGCAAGCCTGGTGGTGAAACTCAGACTCCGCGATCATCAGCTTCGCAGAGAGATTGCAAGCATCCGAACAGAATTGGAGGAGTGCCAAGAGTTTCCCGGAATAGGCCGTACCTTTTTGATCTAAACAATAGTAGAGAGTTTCAATACAAATGCGCGCGCAGCTCAAGCAGCTGTTAATACACTTGGCCGTGTCGCTATCCTGAATTTGATTGATAGGCATAACTTCCTCCTTTCAAATATTTTCTCTCAACTCACGCGCGAGAAATATATTTTCGAGGTGAAACTGTTAGAGTTCATGTCGCGAACCCAACGTTGCAGATTCGCAATCAAGCTTTGCACAAGAAAGCTTTTGCCAAATAACATACAAAACAAATTTTCCTTTTATATCCGAGTGAGAGTCAGATCAGCGAGGATTCGCGAGACGCAATTACAAAGTTTTAATCCTCATTGCATTTTGTAATTTTATTAAAATAAAACAATCTGGAAAACTAAATCCCATGAATCGCTCATCCTACGAAGCATTGCTAGATTCCAACGCAGTCATCGAGTTCGATGTGAATGGTCACATTCTGTGGGCGAATCAGAACTTTTTGAACTTGATGGGCTATGAACTCAATGAAATTGTCGGCCAACACCACTCGATTTTCTTACCGGAATTTCATCAACACGAACTTGAGTATCAAGAAAGATGGACTCTCTTAGCTCAAGGCCTTCCACAAAACGGTGAATTCAAAAGAATCACGAAAGCCAAAAAAGAAGTTTGGATTCAGGGCTCTTACGTTCCCGTAAGAAACTTTCGGGGAACTATCACTAAGATTATCAAGATGGCAGTCGACATTACTGAAAAGAAAGCCCTCGCCGAAAATCTTGAAAAGAAAAATAAAGAATTGATCTCGACAGCGGCGCGAGCAAAAGCGGCCACTTACGCAAAGTCCGTTTTCCTTGCGAACATGAGCCACGAGATTCGCACGCCTTTAAACTCTATCATCGGCATCACGGACACTTTGGCTGAAACTCCCCTGGATGATCAGCAGGCTTCTTTCGTTGAAATTCTTCAACGCGCCAATCATCAACTTATGACAATCATCAACGACATTCTGGATCTTTCAAAAGTTGAAGCTGGCGAGATCGAACTGAAACATCTTCCTTTTGAGCTGCAAAAACTGATGGATGATCTTGTGGCCGTTCTTGGATTCCGCGCAAAGGAAAAAGGACTTCAGCTTAAAGTGAACATTGATCCCGACGTAGATTCCTTCTTTATTGGCGACATCGATCGTTTGCGCCAGGTTTTAATGAACCTGATCAACAATTCAATCAAGTTCACCCATGTCGGCGAAATCACTCTTCGTGTGACTAAGAATCGCACCTCCCGTCCCGGCAATCTTCTTTTCTGTGTCAGCGATACGGGCATTGGAATTGATAAGTCAAAGTTTAAGGATATTTTCCTGCCATTCACGCAAGCGGACTCTGCAACCAATCGTCGCTATGGCGGTACCGGGTTGGGTCTTTCAATCACAAAGAACATTGTCCAGCTTATGAACGGCCAAATTTGGCTTGAAAGCGAGCCCGCAGTTGGAAGCGTATTCTACTTCACAGTCACGATGCCAGTCACAACAGAACGCAAAACATCTTTGAACAATCCTCTGCAAGGCCGATATAAATTGAGCGACATTAAACACAATATTGCAAACAGCCGTCTTAAAATCCTGGTTGTCGACGACGTCGATGACAATCGCAACCTTTTTGGTATTTATCTTCAGAATACTATCCATAACATCAGTTATGCGGAAAGCGGCGTGGATGCCGTTCAGCAAGTTCAAAACGAGCATTTCGATATTATCTTTATGGACGTACAGATGCCGGGAATGGATGGCTATGAAGCCACTCGCTGCATCCGTCTCCTAGAGCACGAACAAAAGCGCACTCCTGCACGCATCTTCGCTTGTACGGCGAATGCCTTCTCTGAAGATGTGCAAAAAAGTTTGCAGGCCGGTTGCGACATGCATCTTTCCAAACCTATTCGCAAAGACACCCTTATCAAGGCCATCAATTCGTTTTTTGACGTGTCCGAAGCTGTTTATTGATTTTCTCGCGGTCTAAAACTGTTTCACGGGAAAGGCCGCCGGTCTCTTCAATCGCATAGTAAACCTGCAAATTCTGCGGACTCTCGCTCCAGTGATAAATCATTCCTGCGCACATCTTGCAGGGCTTGTGAGTTGAATACAGCCGCGCCCCCGCGGGAACCTTCTTTCCCGTTTCCTTAAAATAGCGCTGCAAGAGGTTTACTTCCGCGTGCAGCGTTTTATTTTTTGAATTGGAATTGATTCCGTAACTAAGAACCTCATCTTTTTCATCGACAAGAACCGCGGCGATATTCCTATCAAAGTCATGCAGAACCTCCCCGCGTGGGACATGGGCTGCCAGACGTGTGGCGGCCTCTAAATGATCTTCATGATTGTGCAAAGACTGATGTCGAAACCAGTCGCGAACTTCTTGAAGCGTCAGAGCATTTTCTTTATTTAGATGCTGAACTTCCAGCAAAGCGGCGTCTGCGGCTCCTACTTGCTCATATGTGAAAGCGAGATCCATCTGAGGGTTGAGCGGAACGATGTTTCCCGTGATTCTTTTCGCGACCACCTTCACCATACCTTGGCACATTTCCGAAAGCGGAGCCGTAGAAAAAATCCGTTGGCGCAAAATAAAGAAACTGTGATCTAGGAACCGGTCAAAAACGCCTTGCAGAAGCTTCACCACAGCAGAGGAAGGTCCCGCAAGGTTTCGCGGAAAATATGAATAATAGACGACCCCCTTTGACTCTACAAAAGCCAAGTCAAAGCCCTCTTTATCGAGTAAAAATGCTATGTGCGCCGCCGTTTTTTCCGTCAACATCAAGGAATTGATACCATAATGGCGATTTATTGTCTAAAAATGTCCTCTAACCAGGACATTGCCATGGACATGATTAAAAATCGCCTCGAAAAAAACTTTAAGAAGCTAAAAAGCTGGTCCGAGCGCAACCATATCGAAGCGTTTCGTCTTTATGACCGTGACATTCCTGAATACCCGTTCATTGTCGACATCTATAAAGACCATTTCGTCGTTTACGATAAAAGTGACTTCATCAAAGACAAAGATAAAAATCATCTTCCGCATGTAACGGAGGCGCTAAAGGCGCTATTCAAAACAAATGACGACAACATCGTCATCAAAAAGCGCGAGCGCCAAGAAGGCCTGAAACAATACGAGAAGCTGGATGCAAAAGAACAAACTTTCCTAGTCCGCGAAACGCAAGCGCACTTAAAAGTAAATCTTTACGACTATCTGGATACGGGACTGTTTTTAGATCACCGTCCCATGCGCCAAAAAGTTTTTAAAACTGCACAAGACAAGAAGTTCCTCAATCTGTTCTGCTACACGGGATCTGTGAGCGTTTTCGCTGCGCTGGGTGGCGCAACAACCACCAGCGTGGACATGTCGCAAACATATCTGCGTTGGGCTCAGGACAACTTCCAAGTCAATAATATCGATCTTGGCTCGCACAGCTTTATCAACGCCGATGTCTTGGATTGGCTGCGTTCGCAGAAAGCACAACCCACATATGACATTATTTTCTTGGATCCTCCGACTTTTTCGAACTCGAAAAAAATGGAGGACACCTTTGAGGTTGAGCGGGATCAGGAATTCCTCGTCGACTCTTGCATGCGAATGCTTCGTCCTGACGGAGTGCTTTATTTCTCGAATAATAAAAGGAAATTTAAAATCTCTGAAAATGTTTTGTCGAAGTACAAGGTGAAGGACATTTCAGAAGAATCCATTCCCCAGGATTTTCACGACAAAAAAATCCACTGCTGCTTCGAGATTAAAAATAAGTAAAGTGCTTCCCGACGGACGTCCTGTTTAGCATTGTTTAAATTTCTTAACTGAGAGGTGAACAGTGTCTAAAAGTTTACAAAGTATTTCGTTAGGAGTTCTTCTTTCCCTTACGACAGCGGCAACCGCGTGGGCCGCAGTTCCAGGAAAGCCAAGCACAAAAGTAGCAAGACCTCCCCAATATGTGATGATCAGCTATGACGGCGGCTTGGATTTGAACCGCTGGCAAGAAACACGCAATTTCGCAGCGGAAATGCGCAAAATCGGTAAGCCGGTCAGCTTCACTTACTTCCTCAGTGGCGTTTATTTCCTGCGCGATATGAATCGCCACTTCTACACTCCGCCAAAACATGATGTCGGTTATTCTGCGATCGGATTTGGTGAAAGTGCTCAAGGTATCGCTTCACGCATTAACCTGATGAACGACTCTTTTGCTGAAGGCCATGAGATCGCTTCTTTGGCGAATGGTGGTTTCAATGCTCACCGTGAAAACTGGGCGCAAACAGATTGGGAATCAGAATTCCGTCAATTCAATGACTTCATTTTCGGCGCTTATTTTAACAACGGAATTTCTCCGAATTCCAAATATCCACAAGGCTATGCACTGACAGAGAAAGACATCGTCGGTTTCCGTGCTCCCGCATTGGGCGTGAACGATGCTCTTTGGCCGGCAATGAAAGCGTTCCATTTCAGATATGACGTTTCAACTCCAGGTGAAATGACTCAGTGGCCGACAAAAGATAAGTTCAACGTTTGGAGAATCAATATTCCAATGATCGAACTTGTCGGCACCGGCAAAAGAGTTTTGGGTATGGATTACAACTTCTATTATGCGCACTCTAAAGCCAAAGAAGACGTTGCTAAGAAAGACCAATATAAGAAGTCGATGTTTGATTCCTACATGAACTACTTTGTCCTGAACTACTACGGTCGTCGTGCTCCGATCAGCTTGAGCCACCGTTTCGCTCACTACAATGGCGGCGCTTACAGCGAAGCTTTGAAGGATTTCATCAGATCCGTGTGCGGAATGCCGGAAGTAAAATGCGTGACTGTAAAAGAATACGCGAACTTCCTAGATACATTGACTCCAGAGGTTTTGCGCGCGTATCGCTTCGGTCAGTTTGACATGATGCCTCGCCCACGCCGTCCAGCTGCGGAAACGCCAGCGATCCCGCTTGCAGCAGAGACGGTTTCTAACGAAATCCAATAAGCTCTAAGTAACTCTTTTAGAAGTGGTTTTTTTCCTTGTCAGGGGGTTCAAAAGGTCCTAGAACCCCCTTTTTTACAACGCAAAAAAGGGTTATCAGGGAGGGCTGCGAATTGAAAGCTTTAGGTCGTCATATTTTGGTTGAGTTCAGTGGTTGCAACGCTGAGGTTTTAAATGATGTTTCTGTGATTGAAAGAAGCATGATTGAGGCCGCGCAAATCGCCGGCGCTACTGTTATTAATTCAACTTTTCATCACTTTTCACCGTGGGGTGTGAGTGGTGTTGTGGTGATCCAGGAAAGCCATCTCGCAATCCATACTTGGCCTGAATACCGTTATGCAGCCGTAGATCTTTTTACTTGCGGCGATTCCGTTGATCCTTGGGTTTCTTTCGAACACTTGAAAAAAGCTTTCCAAGCTAACTACTCTGCGATCGAAATGAACCGTGGTTCGCTTCACGTTATCAAAAAGTCGGATTTCCAACCAAAACACCTTCGCACAGAGCCTTCTTTTGATCTTAAAAAAGGTTTCCAAATCGAACGTAACGTTTGGTTCACAGATAAGGACGAAAATCAGGCGCTTTCCTTGCGCTATACCGGCGACGTCTTGTTTGACGAAACAAATCCATTCCAACGCGTGCGCGTTTTGGATTCTTACTCTCACGGTAAATTTCTTGCGATCAACAATATGGTGATGTGCACAGAGCGTGACGAGTTCCACTACCACGAGATGATCACGCACCCTGTGATGCAAGCCCACGGAAAAGCGAAAAATATTCTAGTCATCGGTGGCGGTGACGGCGGAACGATCCGCGAACTTTTCAAATATGACCAAGTGGAAAAAGTCACAATGGTGGAAATTGATGAGGCCGTGGTCCGCGCTTCTAAGGAACATCTTCCTAGCATTGCTTGTGAATTTAACAATCCGAAATTGAATCTCATCATCGGCGACGGGATCCAATTCGTGAAAGAGGCGGCTCCGAACTCTTACGATGTGATCATCGTTGACGGTTCGGATCCAGTGGGTCCAGCTCAAGGCTTGTTTACGGCGGAATTCTACACGAACTGTAAGAATGCGCTGAAAGAGGGCGGCCTCATCATCACTCAAGGCGAATCACCAATGTTCCATGAAGGCACTTTTGTTGAGCTTAATCAGTGCCTTAAAGGGATTTTTGGAAAACCTCAAGTGCACACGATGTTGTTCCATGCGACGACATATCCATCAGGAATGTGGAGCTTGCAAATCGGTGTTAAGGGTTCTTCTCACCCTGCAAAAGACTTCAACAAAGACCAAGCGCGCCAATTCGCGAAGGCAAAAGGTCTTAAGTACTACAACGAAGACCTGCACACGGCCGCATTCTCTTTGCCTACCTTCGTCAAGACGATGCTCGGCGAAAATGCTTAATTAATAGACCGCCTCCTGTTTTCATTATAGTTTCAATTGGGACTAAACAAAACAGGAGGCGTATTATGTTCAAACTTCCCACTCTTCCCTACGCAAAAACAGCATTAGCTCCTTTGTTCAATGAAGAACAAATGACTTATCACTACGACAAACATCACAAAGCCTACATCGACAACTTGAATAAATTCATGGAGACCGATGCTTCATTGAAAGGAAAATCTCTTGAAGAGATCGTTCTTTCTTCTTCTGGCGGTGTTTTCAACAATGCCGCGCAAGCTTGGAATCACACTTTCTTCTGGTTCGGCATGACAACAAACGGTCAATCTGGAAAACCGTCTGCGGATCTTGAAGCTGCTATCAAACGCGACTTCGGTTCTATGGACGAGTTGAAAGCGAAGTTCGTTGACGGTGGTGTTAAGACTTTCGGTTCTGGTTGGATCTGGCTTTGCACGGATGCTTCTGGCAAATTGAGCTTGGTTTCTACATCGAATGCAGCAGTTCCATTCACAAATAACGGCCCAACACCTATTTTGGTAGCTGACGTTTGGGAACATGCTTACTACATCGACTACAGAAATCTTCGTCAAAAATTCCTTGAAACATTCTGGAGCCAAGTAAACTG
This region of Bdellovibrio sp. 22V genomic DNA includes:
- a CDS encoding M3 family oligoendopeptidase; this encodes MEKMAWNIESEYSSYNSPEYQKDFDEVLLKTEHLEKLIKTIEPALHEADHSGSDPQGNQTLETIQKVLVENEAAWVLAMNLGTYLNCVLSVDSSLNEAQGKKSELNNLTSRLAQALIPVSNFLKRCSNSYMAKVLSHPELQAADFKWNELRKLSSILLSNSEEALLEAMGNSGKHAWGDLYTKISGSMRCHLKFADRTETVGLAQASAMIRSDDENTRRVAWQSIQEAWGEHKHTGAAILNALAGWRHEENKKRSRTKSVHFLDESLFHCRIQKETLDAMLTACYDNLESTRKAPLMMAKLMGKKALDPWDLLAQSPVSGGKKERNYEEGLQLIQNAFAQVDPQMSDFVKMMAEKRWIEARVLSNKRNGAYCTGFAKRREPRVFMTYMGSNSDVATLAHELGHAFHSWVMRDLPRAQTRYPMTLAETASIFAETVLHDVVIEEAKTREEKIEFAWGEIEGATSFLINIPARFEFENNFYKAREKKTLSSDELMQMTDEAWTKWYGPTLSHNDKMYWATKLHFAMSGTSFYNYPYTFGYLFSMSIYARREELGQNFMKTYIEILRDTGRMTAEDLVQKHLGEDIRRPEFWQKSIDVIKTKISAFEKLAFQ
- a CDS encoding fibronectin type III domain-containing protein, whose product is MKILVSLFAFALTLALTSPSLADQAHEQQGKGHGGGHGNLAEKMNALFPEKQPHAEKRQVPSAPELVSPEFYSTVKSDKVTLQWKAVNGADEYHVEVATDPNFKWIVAQDYHHKGTSFEATGLEAGKHYFWRVAAVGSQNWSTFRKSFFAKSMFETPAAAAK
- a CDS encoding alkaline phosphatase family protein, whose amino-acid sequence is MKRPSKYGRIFTAGMIAGSLTLGSITPAHALTLPWTKKAQAATQAQQIQTVVLAVDGFSYYAFLQAQKQGLFKEFISAGAHVAPFPSMTDLSWATVTNTAELFGAAGRIKSVEATYFDESSQSIQGDPRDYYRRLAFPKYYMGAFDTFFNPYVEALMYFPTEEVPKLEVKTVVDDLLSAKPKKFMTGYIGAVDSTAHTQLNRLYPILKTVDSEVKRLMKGFKEKGQDVEIVLVSDHGNIGRFSEGQPEVELEGVEVADVVKRAGLNFVQQLKNEKDVAMPLLALGSWAPVYLHDRKQMPALIEEFRKEIWFDMAVYINRNSARDTLMTVITQRGEAKVQYDKQTKKYFYYPVTGNPLFLAKDLHSTKSAPIAMDEAQVQKASEGSKYPDAIYRIIESASERNFDFPDFILTTKDGTFIKNSLGAFAKMYRTHGSLTAASSFGLLASTKRKVPGQIRSKDILSFVGVDAKDLFAEAVQKHNNTNDQALRQVITDYKKGIRTDAKDLSQQRIFRHITKFVADTRPYFVVSEIQSFMDAFKFDPFKDPSGRSLTPMNFDVTKFDVKTMISPEDIGSLTDAVLTAGSVENLMNDPRIEKLKEKVGMLQDQKTANLDLQHVDLNKSEDFIDKIKGYVLPAKRAVMKMYQMPFLLENSIVIQEKPYLPDTRDLQFARQWVSKQSSATKSFKSLTATSQGQISTAQSLLKETIKEAEFEGRIYPTPLTKIYNSKLDDVTIVYVPGIYNSIFDKEIFSLGLSALSDEMGLRVIQPPVESTCASDVNADIILNYLQKDYQDRVKRGHKAPKYLFFSYSKGAVDTLHAFLKRPHFISSSVKGMVAIAAPLHGSSILNTTDVPFALVSALTENEGPEICKEKTASKSITPTAMDAFWRKNERTLTGLTRYFSVTFESSPEDSHIFMKATKLIGQFDEDNDGVVTVSSSKFPAKLKAVDLGTIHADHLAGILSSRFNQKAFMKGLTSTLAELNIENDKNNFEWNTNVILAAANANALKSKTYFRMKSPGVVEQFSVTGKNLVEFHPYGTPYELNLQILPKINDPADSYEVKTKLPQSALRYDPYNVLDVAKLGDVMAAVRVSPATQQNMPEGINIEYAHTNMVHFRMDHQFNYESRSPGGLDDNKDFGYITSEFEGEKDWALMRSKNNSIRMTTLAYRFSPLDFSKMSLKMAVTKDVTGADPVKGKTGKDDSAFQVWFTIRNGRANGDRSTIDAKNDKVFLFGYYYAGAVPGENRKAGDIFENWYSNKNVVVATLPEAKQLLLNNPDQLGKAQLYQRNLAEDLKKAFPDKNVADMDIVAITIQHDSNDTESQSETFFKSLKFAP